The genome window AAAAGACAGCAAAATCGAAAAGGTTATCTTATCAAATGATTTGGGTTATGCGGAATGGAAGGATTCAAAAAACGATAATAAACCGTACTTATTTTTTAAACAATATGATGAGCAAGGATTTGAGCAATTTCCAATTCGTTTAAAAGAAGGAACATATCCAAAATCTTCGAATGAAATTATCATATCTGATGAAATGAGGAAGAAAGGGAATAGTTCTTATGCCATCGGTAAGGAAATAAAAGTTAGTATTGGGGAAAGACATGTAAAATCAGATGGAGAAGATACGATATTAACACAAACAGATCCTTTGCAAAGGAATGAAGAAGGAGAAAAAACGGAGGAAATCCAGCAAGCCAAAGCAGCTACATTCAAAATTGTGGGGATTATGGAAACCCCATCATGGGAATCTTCATGGGCACCAGGCTATACAGTTATTAGCTATTTGGACCAAAAGGAGTTAACGACTAACAGCAGCGTCAATGCAAGTGTAGTAATGAAAAAGGTAAAGCAATCTTTATTTGAGGACATGGAATCCTCTGCAAAGAAATTATCTATCGCCAAAGTGAATTTTAATGATGAGCTCCTGCGTTATGAGGGGGTATCTTCACATGATAATGTGCTTGTTACGATGTATTCTCTATTAGGAATTATCATACTTGTAATTGTAATTGGTTCTGTGGCATTGATTTATAATGCTTTTGCCATCAGTGTGTCAGAACGGGCAAGACATTTAGGCATGCTTTCCAGTGTCGGCGCAACGAAGAAACAAAAAAGAAATTCAGTGTTTTTTGAAGGCACAGTTATAGGAGGCATCAGCATCCCGATAGGAATCCTTGCGGGACTAGCAGGAATTGGCGCGACATTCTATTTTATAAACAAATATTTTAAAGAAGCTTTAAACACTACAGAAGGTTTAAATGTAGTAGTAACGCCTTATTCTATCTTATTTTCCATTCTGATTTCCATTGTAACAATTTTTATTTCTACCTATCTGCCAGCAAGGAAGGCATCAAAGATTTCAGCAATAGATGCAATTAGACAAACACAAGATATTAAATTATCTGGAAAAAAAGTAAAAACTTCTAAACTTGTGCGCAAGGTATTTGGCTTAGAAGCGGAAATTGGCTTGAAAAATTTAAAACGTAATAAACGAAGATATCAAACAACTGTTTTTTCATTAGTTATAAGTATTTTGCTTTTCTTAACCGTAGCATATTTCACAGATAATATGAAAAAATCAGTTGGGTTATCACAGAAAAATATTGATTATGATATTGCAGTGTCTGCGGATTCTCATACTACAGAGGAAGAGATGAAGATTTTAGCCAATGCACCTAGTGTTACAAAAAGTAATTTAATTAAAAGCACCTATGTGAACACTTATCTTCCTGAAGATGTGTTAAGTAAAAATAATAGAGAAAAAGTGAAGAAAGATAAAACTATTCTGGAGAATGGTAAACTATCATTTAATGTGAACTTCTTTGTGCTATCTGATACAGCTATGCAGAAATATGCTAAAACTGCAGGCTTTAATTCCCAAGAATATACAAATCCTAATGTTCCAAAAGGTATTGTAATAGAGAATGTTTCCTATTTGGATCCAAATGAAAAGAAATTTGTGGAAGAAAAGGTGATGAACGCAAAACCTGGTGATTATATGGATCTCTACCGCTACAATATGGACGAGGAAAAGGATGAAAAGTTTAATAAGATTCAAATTGGCGCATTTACTAATGAAACGATAATGGGGATTGATGCTAATAGTTATGGAACGATTACCATGATTATATCCGATGAGGTTGCAAAGGAATTATTTAAAAATGAAAATTTGGTTATGAATTACACACTCTATTTAAACAGCGAAAATCCAGAGAAGGCCCAAGAGGAATTAGAAGATCTGAAAACAAGCTCGGTCTATATTTACAATGTCGAAAAGGATCGTAAGCAATCAGAGCAGATGATTATGATGATGTCTGTCTTTATGTATGGGTTTATTACCCTCATTTCATTAATTAGTATTGCTAATATCTTTAATACCATTTCTACAAGCATTTCTTTGCGGAAAAGAGAGTTTGCTATGCTGCGTTCGGTTGGAATGACGCCAACTGGCTTTAATAAAATGATCTATTTTGAGAGCATTTTTTATGGAATAAAAGCATTGATGTATGGTCTTCCA of Niallia circulans contains these proteins:
- a CDS encoding ABC transporter permease: MNIMNKLTLRNLKENKRRTLVTIIGVIISVSMLTAVATLGVSFIDLLKRDTIARGGEWHAQFIGVNSEQAKELKKDSKIEKVILSNDLGYAEWKDSKNDNKPYLFFKQYDEQGFEQFPIRLKEGTYPKSSNEIIISDEMRKKGNSSYAIGKEIKVSIGERHVKSDGEDTILTQTDPLQRNEEGEKTEEIQQAKAATFKIVGIMETPSWESSWAPGYTVISYLDQKELTTNSSVNASVVMKKVKQSLFEDMESSAKKLSIAKVNFNDELLRYEGVSSHDNVLVTMYSLLGIIILVIVIGSVALIYNAFAISVSERARHLGMLSSVGATKKQKRNSVFFEGTVIGGISIPIGILAGLAGIGATFYFINKYFKEALNTTEGLNVVVTPYSILFSILISIVTIFISTYLPARKASKISAIDAIRQTQDIKLSGKKVKTSKLVRKVFGLEAEIGLKNLKRNKRRYQTTVFSLVISILLFLTVAYFTDNMKKSVGLSQKNIDYDIAVSADSHTTEEEMKILANAPSVTKSNLIKSTYVNTYLPEDVLSKNNREKVKKDKTILENGKLSFNVNFFVLSDTAMQKYAKTAGFNSQEYTNPNVPKGIVIENVSYLDPNEKKFVEEKVMNAKPGDYMDLYRYNMDEEKDEKFNKIQIGAFTNETIMGIDANSYGTITMIISDEVAKELFKNENLVMNYTLYLNSENPEKAQEELEDLKTSSVYIYNVEKDRKQSEQMIMMMSVFMYGFITLISLISIANIFNTISTSISLRKREFAMLRSVGMTPTGFNKMIYFESIFYGIKALMYGLPISIGVIAIIYWSISNTFEYGFALPWMSILYVVIAIFIIVASAMLYSVSKIKKENIIDGLKQENI